The Haematobia irritans isolate KBUSLIRL chromosome 1, ASM5000362v1, whole genome shotgun sequence DNA segment AATGCAATGGCAGTAAATCGAATGAGGGGAATTCGAGCAAGAATAAATCTTCGAAATCCAATCAACTAACACCTCCACCTCTGCCTCAAAAGAATGGCTCGGCTACACAGCATTTTAATTCCTTGGATCATCGCGATAGCCAACAATATTATCATCATCAACAACAGCAACCCTATATACTGAGAACCAATACATTGGATAGACGCCACAATACTGGCGGTGGCGGCGGCGGCGGCGGTGGAGTTGGTGATTGTAGCTCGGACTACAATCAAATAAATCCTCACTACTTGCAAACTTTCGATAGTCTCGATCACTATAGCGTTGCAAATCTCCATTATCGATCACAATCTAAATCACAAATCTATGGTCCTGGCCAAGGAGGCAGTGGTGGCGGTGGCAGTACTGGCAGCGGCGGCACAACGGGCAGCAGCAATGAAACAATGGCCAATTACCACACAAATCCCACATTGCCgcaacatcatcatcagcagaaacaatatttcgaaaatCACTATCATAGCTCACAGAAATACCAATCCAACTCTTCCAACTCCTCATCCGTACATGGTCATCATAGTTTGAAACATGCCAAAACGCATCACAAGACTCCAAAGCATTTGAGCAAATCCCAAAAGTCCATAACGGACAGTGGCAATAGTTGTGGTGGCGGTACAGTAGGAGCAGGAGGGGGATCGGCTACACACACCAACTCCCACAATAGCAGCAGTAACAATGTACACAATCATGCACCATCCCTAGCCGCACACAATCACAATGCTCAACAGTCCCATCAGATTACGGGaaaatcatcatcattatcgtcGGGTGGCAAGAGCAAAAAATCCTCctcctcatcatcatcagcagcgGCAGCAGCCGAGAGAGCAGCTTTGGGCAATGGCAAACATTCGAATCATTGCAACAATTCGGCCACTAATAGCCACTATACAAGTTCCAGTGATAGTTTACCACAATttgataataattattattaaaaaaaaaaaacaaaaacagaaaaataaaaaaaaaataaaacttttgaaattgaaagtaaCAAGGAAAcattataagaaaattaaaccaacatatttatataaatagcaTATAGAATATTAGAATCAAAACTAAGTctttgaaaaatcaaaatttaaaatgaaatgaaattcacAACTAAGAAATGCATGCTAGATGTTACGGGCATGATGAAAactcaaatatataaaataagctatggtactttttattttgtaatttctcAGCATTAGGTTAGGCGTAAAATCTCAAAACCTTTGtgacataatattattttgtaaatgaTTTGTTGTTCCTCCCCAcatataaaatcatttttttttttctaaattcgcTGAATCGCTTTGTCAATCTATCAGTCTAAACCGCCcatatatcgtacattttaccgTACAAATAATGGGACGTTCTCATATTGTTGTAAGTTATGTCATACAAGATATCATTAGGTCTGTTCGCatacttttccagtaaaaaatatccagtaCAAACTAGCATTAGagtaagagtgtattttactctctttgcttaaaattgctgaaaagtacacGAACGTTATCCAGTAACTATTTCCACATTCAAAATTTCAGCTGCTAAAACGAATCCTttttatttaacttccaatcgtagttgcctaataaagggtgatacgatcaaaatttggtcaagggaaaacgcgtgtaaatcgtttattgaaaaaaatcaaattaaatttctttttcaagtacaattagtataaaattcacgaaaaatattcagttaggctttcgctattccaaatccgaattgccgggcctcacgcttgacacctgccatcagattttgtacagccaccttgtccaccttcttcgccgcagaaagccagtttgccttgaactgctgctcgtccttagcagttttttttggtcttctttaggttccgcttgacaatatcccagcatttctcaattgggcggagctctggcgtgttgggagggttcttgtccttggga contains these protein-coding regions:
- the LOC142219695 gene encoding uncharacterized protein LOC142219695 yields the protein MELQAGSSQSCNSSWEFLSDETVGPKVSAEERKARIWIFGVREALNRNSISSAGTITASAAGGVGNSPSSTPPLPPLPTSFVVIKCNGSKSNEGNSSKNKSSKSNQLTPPPLPQKNGSATQHFNSLDHRDSQQYYHHQQQQPYILRTNTLDRRHNTGGGGGGGGGVGDCSSDYNQINPHYLQTFDSLDHYSVANLHYRSQSKSQIYGPGQGGSGGGGSTGSGGTTGSSNETMANYHTNPTLPQHHHQQKQYFENHYHSSQKYQSNSSNSSSVHGHHSLKHAKTHHKTPKHLSKSQKSITDSGNSCGGGTVGAGGGSATHTNSHNSSSNNVHNHAPSLAAHNHNAQQSHQITGKSSSLSSGGKSKKSSSSSSSAAAAAERAALGNGKHSNHCNNSATNSHYTSSSDSLPQFDNNYY